In Spirochaeta isovalerica, the genomic window GATGACCGCAGCGGCGCCTATCTGGGGGAAGTCAACCTCAACTGGCCGGCGCTCGCCGGTTTCCGGGGCGGTTATGTTTATACGCGCCACAACTGGGCCGCCAATCCCGCGGATGTGGTGCTGATCCGTTACTATCTGGATAATAATATTCCCCTTATAGCTGAAGTTCTGCTGAGAGGTGCTCCCCATTATGTGGTTCTGACAGGTTATGACAGAGAGGGATTTATAATGAATGATCCGGAGTTCCCGGAAGAACACCGTTTCGATGCGATTTATAATATTTCCGATAAATGGGGTTCCGGCCCTTCGAGAAATATCTACGGGATCAGGGTTCTCTATCCGCCGGTATCATAATTTATTAATTCTGTCCCCTAAGGGCTGACCGCCTCTCTGGGTAATCTCCTCTTCGGGAATATCCAATTCCCGTGACAGGAGCTTTCTCACTCTTTTCCCGCAGAAATTTCCCTGACACTGACCCTGACCGGCCCGGGTCCTCCTTTTCACAGCATCGAGACTGTCAACCCGTATTCCTCTGTTCATGGCATCGATAATGCGGCTTCGGGGGACCTGTTCGCATCGACAGACTATCCGGTCTTTGTCGTCTTCGGGAAGATCGATCCTCCTTTTCAGCTCATCTTTATCCAGATTGAGAATCTCTTTTACGATAGGGTCTCTCCGGCTTTTGAAATTTTCATCGGGCTCAAATTCCAGTCCTAGATGATTGAGCAAACCGATCACTTCCCGGGCCAGCGCGGGGCTGGAGGTCAGGCCGGGGGATTCAATTCCGCAAAGGTGGATAAAGCGTTGATCCGATTCGATTATAAAGTCTCCTGCCGCTGGTTTGGGTCTGATTCCGGCAAATGTTTTAATAATTCCTTTCGGAGATAGTTCCGGGATGCTTTTACGGGCTCCTTCCAGAACCTCTTCAAGGGATTCCCTGTCGGTTCCCGTATCGTTCCCGTCTCCGACCCATCGGGCATCGGGGCCGATCATAAGATTACCATAAACGGTTTTGCAGACCAGAATTCCTTTGCCTGCTTTTCCCTTTCCCTTCGGCGGGACCTGAAAAAGAATGTGGTTCACATCAAAATCCCGTTTTCTTTTATAAATCATGTACTGGCCTTTCACTTTCTCGATAACTGAATGAGAAAAGCCGGCTTTCTGTCCAATTTCCTCACTGCCGTGGCCGGCGGCATTTATCACATATCTCGATTGAAATGTCTGTTTTCCCGACTTTACAGTCCAGGGGGAATCGTCATTTTCCGGTTTAATCACTGAGTCCACTTTGTGTTTCAATCTGAGAGCCACTCCGTTGGATACAGCATTCTCCCATAAGGCCGTTCCCAACTCATAGGGGATGATCCGTCCGGCATCAGGGGCAAAGAGAGCGCAAACAACCTCTTTATTAAGATTGGGTTCAATTGTCTGGAGCTCTACTTTTTCGATGATCTTGTAGATCTGTCCGGGCGCGTCAAAGGCTTTACGCGTTTTTTCTCCCTGTTCCCTGTATGCCTGAAGAATCTCTCTGTCTTCATCGGAATAGGCGAGAATGAGAGCTCCCGGCCTTTGCAGAGTTACCCCGAGTTCTGAACAGAGCTGATCCATCATCAGATTCCCCTTCAGATTGAACTCAGCTTTGAGCGACGGCCCTTTTACCAGGCAGGGCGTGTGGATGATGCCCGTGTTGCTTTTGGATATACCGCAACAAACATCGCTTTCCATCTCCAGGGCCAGAACCGATACTTTGCTGCGGCTTAATTCTCTGGCGACAGCACCGCCGACAACGCCGGCGCCGATTATAATGACATCGTAAATCACTTTTCGACCCCCCTCAGCTGTATATCGAGCGCCTTAACGGAAATCCTGATTTCGCCGATCGAAATGGCGAGCGACAGGAGAAGGCAGAGGAGACTGGCGGCAAAGAAAATCTCGCCTGCCAAGGGAAAATTCAGAAAGAGGAGAAGCATGGTGGCCACGCAGAGGAAGAAACTGATAACGCCGGCCAGCTGCATATTGCGGATCATATAAATCCGCCTGCTCAGGTTTTCTATCTGCCCTTCTATATTTTCAGCGGAACCTGCTCTGCGGCGGCTGTCCAGATCTCTGATCAGGCCGGCCAGCGTCAGGTATCTGTTCGTGTAGGCGAGAAGAAGCAGCGAAATGGCGGGAAAGAGCAGAGCCGGGGTGGTCAGTGTTATTTCCATGAAAACTCCTTTTTTAATGTTTTTGAAAAATAGGAACTATATGTAATATAATAATAATAACTGATTCCGTTTTTATAAGGATTTTATCACATGAAACTTCAAACCCGCAGTATTGTTTTTTTTATTCCAATGATCCTACTGAACATTTTGGCTGTTATCTTTTTTATCGGGAGAAGTTTCCGTGATATCGTCTATGTGGAATCCATAGAAGAATCGAAAATGGTCGTTTCTCAGATTCAAACCCTTCAGAAACAACTGGAAACCAAGGCTCTTTCCATGGCTTCCCTCATCGCCAATAACCCCGCGATCATTGAAGCCTATTCTCTCGGTTCGGTTGATGAAATCCATGATGCCCTGAAAAATCAGGCTGATCCTTTAATCGATAAACTGCAGGACGCTCTTGAAGTCGAACATCTCAGAGTCCATTTTCACATCGCTCCTGCCAGAAGTCTCTACAGGACCTGGTCCGATGCCTGGGGCGATGATCTTTCGGGATTCCGCAATTCGGTAATCCAGACCATTCAGACCGGCAAACCCATTATGGGCATTGAACTGGGAAAAGGGGGAATGGTTATCCGCGGCGTCCATCCCGTCCGTGTCAATGGAAGAGTCGTGGGATCTCTGGAGTTGTATTTTCAACCCCAGCAGATGCTGCAGATGATGTCCGCCGATGAGGAAGCATCGGGGCTTGTACTTCTGGCGGAACGGGAACGGCTTCTCGATATCATGTTTGAGTCTGATCTGGCGAATTACGATCTGGGGCAGATCGGCCCCGTTATGGTTTCCTATCGCTCATCGGACTGGATCGATCCTCAGACTCTGCTTTCGGAAAAATTGATAAATGAAGCGAGATCCATGAATGAAACGGTTTATGATTCCCGCGGGGATATGGTTATCAGCTATATACCTATTAATGATTTCAGGGGGCAGGCTGTCGGACTTTATGTGTTTATCAGTGATACGAGCGAACAGATGGCAAGACTCAATCGTTCCTCATCAGAACTTATAGCTTTAATGGCGGTGATTAATGTTCTGATGCTGGGAGGTCTGATATTCTGGCTTTCCAAATTTGTAATCCGTCCCATCAAAAGGCAGGATAAAGCTGTTGAAATCATTTCAAAAGGGAGCGGGGACCTGACTCACAGAATCGAAGTGAAGAGGAAGGATGAAATCGGAATGATAGCCGCAAACTTTAACCTGTTTATGGAACAGCTGGCCCAGATTATCGGTAATACCAGAGACGCTTCCAAAAATACGCGCAACAGCAGTACGGCGCTATCATTTCTTACGAATGAAACTTTAACGGCGACCGCATCCATATCCGAATCCATCGAGAAAACCAGGGAACAGCTTACAAATATGGAAAAAGAAATGGACGGATCCAGAAGCTTTGCCGAGATCATCGGTGAAAAATCTGAAGTTTTTCAGGAAAGCGTGGAACAGTTGTCGGCCATTGTGGAAGAGTCATCCTCAGGGCTTGTTGAAATGCTCGCATCTCTGGAAAATGTCAACAAACTGGTACAAAATCGGCAGGAGTTGACAACCGATCTGGTCTCTCTCTCCAAAAAAGGGGAGGAGTCCATCTATGAAACGACCGATCAGATAAAATCGATCCGCAACGCCATAGAGCAGATTCAGGAGTTTGCCAGCACCATCGATCAGATTGCTTCGCAGACCAATCTGCTGTCCATGAATGCCGCGATAGAAGCCGCCCACGCCGGAGAAGCAGGGAAGGGCTTTGCCGTCGTCGCCGAGGAAATCAGAAGCCTGGCCGAAACGTCGGGAGAGGAATCGAGGCGGATCAGCGAATCCATCACCACCATTACGGATATAATTCTTAATACGGAACAATCGGGACAGGCTTCAAAGGAAGCCTTCATCGAAATAGACAAAGCGGTTAAAAGCGTGGCTGACGGTCTGCACGGCATAGCTTTGAGTACCGAAGAGCTCACCATAGGCAGCAGAGAGGTTATGGAAGCCATCCACCAGGTTCAGGATGTCACGGTTGCCGTTAAAGACAGTTCCGAAGAAATCCGGGATCAGCAGAATAACCTGAATGCCGTAATCAACCGGAGCATTAAATCCATGAGCTATTTGGAACAGCTTGCCGAAGAAATGAACGACCGGAGAAACCAGATCAAGGAAGCGATGGACAGCCTCCTCGAAGTTGTGAAAAAGCTGTCGGTCGATTCCAAGGAAATGGAGAAGGAGATCGAGCGGTTTACGCTTTAGTTTTCCTTTTCGTAGTGGCGGATCCAGTCAATGTACATGTACTGGGGAAATGTTGTTCTGTGGTCGGGGTCTTCTGTGTAATTCCCCCCCAGCGGTTCCGGGAAAGTTTTGATGAGTATTACCCCTCGGGAATTGAGTTCTTTTCGCAGATCAAGCAGCTGCAGAATGTCTGAATAAACACATAAAATTTGATTTTATGAAAGCCCGGGTCGAAAATAACAAATATGGAAGGTATAGCGAATAACGTTCAGAACCCTTATGCTCTACTCGAACTGACTTTAAAGCAGGCTCAGAATCAGGGAACGGATCTGGCGGAAAAACTTATGAAGCTCAGCGCTGTTCAGCAGATCGATCAGTCTCAGCTGTCTTACATGGGCAACCTTGTCGATATGTACGTCTGAGCCCTAGCCGTTAATGCATAACTTTCTCATCAAATTTTAACAAATCCGTATTAGAATGAAGGCATAATTCTCACAATGGGAGAGCTATCATGTCCGACTCTGAAAAACTGACGAAGACGGAAAGAAGCTGGATTCTTTACGACGTGGCCAATTCCGCTTTCGTTCTTATCGTTACCACAACATTAATGCCTATTTTTCATAAAGATTA contains:
- a CDS encoding C39 family peptidase; translation: MIRKCPVSILILLFVSVTLHAVDLKVPYYEQGNDAPWADIILGNKSKVTIRQYGCTLTCVSMIASHFENEKLTPEDMNSWLQRNNGFDDGYDDRSGAYLGEVNLNWPALAGFRGGYVYTRHNWAANPADVVLIRYYLDNNIPLIAEVLLRGAPHYVVLTGYDREGFIMNDPEFPEEHRFDAIYNISDKWGSGPSRNIYGIRVLYPPVS
- a CDS encoding FAD-dependent oxidoreductase, coding for MIYDVIIIGAGVVGGAVARELSRSKVSVLALEMESDVCCGISKSNTGIIHTPCLVKGPSLKAEFNLKGNLMMDQLCSELGVTLQRPGALILAYSDEDREILQAYREQGEKTRKAFDAPGQIYKIIEKVELQTIEPNLNKEVVCALFAPDAGRIIPYELGTALWENAVSNGVALRLKHKVDSVIKPENDDSPWTVKSGKQTFQSRYVINAAGHGSEEIGQKAGFSHSVIEKVKGQYMIYKRKRDFDVNHILFQVPPKGKGKAGKGILVCKTVYGNLMIGPDARWVGDGNDTGTDRESLEEVLEGARKSIPELSPKGIIKTFAGIRPKPAAGDFIIESDQRFIHLCGIESPGLTSSPALAREVIGLLNHLGLEFEPDENFKSRRDPIVKEILNLDKDELKRRIDLPEDDKDRIVCRCEQVPRSRIIDAMNRGIRVDSLDAVKRRTRAGQGQCQGNFCGKRVRKLLSRELDIPEEEITQRGGQPLGDRINKL
- a CDS encoding DUF2721 domain-containing protein — protein: MEITLTTPALLFPAISLLLLAYTNRYLTLAGLIRDLDSRRRAGSAENIEGQIENLSRRIYMIRNMQLAGVISFFLCVATMLLLFLNFPLAGEIFFAASLLCLLLSLAISIGEIRISVKALDIQLRGVEK
- a CDS encoding methyl-accepting chemotaxis protein — translated: MAVIFFIGRSFRDIVYVESIEESKMVVSQIQTLQKQLETKALSMASLIANNPAIIEAYSLGSVDEIHDALKNQADPLIDKLQDALEVEHLRVHFHIAPARSLYRTWSDAWGDDLSGFRNSVIQTIQTGKPIMGIELGKGGMVIRGVHPVRVNGRVVGSLELYFQPQQMLQMMSADEEASGLVLLAERERLLDIMFESDLANYDLGQIGPVMVSYRSSDWIDPQTLLSEKLINEARSMNETVYDSRGDMVISYIPINDFRGQAVGLYVFISDTSEQMARLNRSSSELIALMAVINVLMLGGLIFWLSKFVIRPIKRQDKAVEIISKGSGDLTHRIEVKRKDEIGMIAANFNLFMEQLAQIIGNTRDASKNTRNSSTALSFLTNETLTATASISESIEKTREQLTNMEKEMDGSRSFAEIIGEKSEVFQESVEQLSAIVEESSSGLVEMLASLENVNKLVQNRQELTTDLVSLSKKGEESIYETTDQIKSIRNAIEQIQEFASTIDQIASQTNLLSMNAAIEAAHAGEAGKGFAVVAEEIRSLAETSGEESRRISESITTITDIILNTEQSGQASKEAFIEIDKAVKSVADGLHGIALSTEELTIGSREVMEAIHQVQDVTVAVKDSSEEIRDQQNNLNAVINRSIKSMSYLEQLAEEMNDRRNQIKEAMDSLLEVVKKLSVDSKEMEKEIERFTL